One Mytilus trossulus isolate FHL-02 chromosome 5, PNRI_Mtr1.1.1.hap1, whole genome shotgun sequence DNA segment encodes these proteins:
- the LOC134718983 gene encoding uncharacterized protein LOC134718983, translating to METHDRSTYQEFKVDLIQSTILDTDVLDNLISKCILTLDDREEIDSLLDQSNRNQKLLEILMHRPYNTFPDFVETMKKSDQKCHSSLVERMEAKVLDKDLTLQKAQLTDETTGIKDAVKLIKWYKIIVHEISIDKTGILDKLFTKDVIDREIHEKLSSVNMTSHEKNRRLLGKLIRKDISSAFPIFLEVLREDSCYKDYAEKIEETHVTQNDLELLNIGNRIRERKRNGMSDLMVDQIEKWKIESKIYVQTRATDVVLSSMNCNNCVSVIGPAGSGKTAIARHVALEMERLGYTLLTVTDAKEVKDLYKSDRKTLYIVDDMCGNFTASQSRIEEWKKSMNDIKGILEKW from the exons ATGGAGACTCACGATAGAA GTACTTACCAAGAATTCAAGGTTGACCTCATACAGTCAACAATACTTGATACGGATGTTTTAGATAACTTAATTTCAAAGTGCATTCTAACTCTTGACGATAGAGAGGAGATTGACAGCCTTTTAGATCAATCAAATCGTAACCAGAAACTCTTAGAAATACTGATGCATCGACCATACAATACCTTTCCTGATTTTGTTGAAACGATGAAAAAATCGGATCAAAAGTGTCACAGTTCTCTTGTTGAAAGAATGGAGGCCAAAGTCTTAGATAAAGACTTGACTTTACAGAAAGCACAACTCACAGATGAAACAACCG GTATAAAAGATGCTGTTAAATTAATCAAATGGTATAAAATTATAGTTCATGAAATTAGCATCGACAAAACTGGAATTCTAGACAAGCTATTTACTAAAGATGTTATAGACCGTGAGATTCATGAAAAACTTTCATCAGTAAATATGACTTCACACGAGAAAAATAGAAGACTTTTGGGAAAACTTATAAGAAAAGATATTTCGTCTGCCTTTCCAATTTTCCTTGAAGTTCTGAGAGAAGATAGCTGTTATAAGGATTATGCCGAAAAGATAGAAGAAACACATGTCACACAGAACGACTTAGAATTATTGAATATTG GAAACAGAATTAGAGAACGGAAAAGAAATGGAATGAGtg ATCTTATGGTCGATCAAATAGAGAAATGGAAGATTGAGAGCAAAATTTACGTCCAAACTAGAGCGACGGATGTTGTACTTTCAAGTATGAACTGCAACAACTGTGTAAGTGTCATAGGACCAGCTGGAAGTGGGAAAACTGCAATTGCTAGACACGTAGCCCTCGAAATGGAAAGACTTGGATACACACTTCTAACAGTGACTGATGCAAAAGAAGTAAAAGATCTATACAAATCAGACAGAAAAACGTTGTACATTGTTGACGATATGTGTGGAAATTTTACAGCCAGCCAAAGTCGGATAGAAGAATGGAAGAAATCAATGAACGACATTAAGGGTATTCTTGAAAAATGGTAA